The window ACAACACCACGATCTACGGCCTCGACGACCGCTACCGCGGCATCAAGGGCGGCCGCCGCATCGTCATGGTCAACCCCGAGGACGCCCGCGCCCTCGGCCTCGCCGACGGCTCCTACACCGACCTCGTCAGCGAGTGGAAGGACGGCGTCGAGCGCCGCGCCCCCGGCTTCCGCGTCGTCCACTACCCCACCGCACGGGGCTGCGCCGCCGCCTACTACCCGGAGACGAACGTCCTCGTCCCCCTCGACGCGACCGCGGACACCAGCAACACCCCCGCCAGCAAGTCGGTCGTCGTCCGGTTCGAGACCGCCTGAGGGCCCCGGGGACCCCAGGCGGGCCCCCGGACACCCACAGCCCTAAGCGCACGCTCAGCGGTCTGATAAGAACGGTGCACACAGCAACGGACGAGCACACGATCGGAGCCGACCCCATGGGCGAGCACACCGCACCCACGTTCCCCCAGGAGATCATCGACGAGTACGCGGCACTCGGCGTCGACCTCCCCGCCCTCTTCTCCGCCGGACACCTCGGCGAGCGCATGGGCGTCAGGATCGTCGAGGCGTCCGCCGAGCGCGTCGTGGGCACCATGCCCGTCGAAGGCAACACCCAGCCCTACGGACTCCTCCACGGCGGCGCGTCGGCCGTCCTCGCCGAGACCCTCGGCTCGGTCGGCACCATGCTCCACGGCGGCGCCGCCAAGATCGCCGTCGGCGTCGACCTGAACTGCACCCACCACCGCGGCGCCCGCAGCGGCCTCGTCACCGGAGTCGCCACCCCCGTCCACCGCGGCCGCACGACCGCGACGTACGAGATCGTCATCACCGACGAGCACGACAAGCGCGTCTGCACCGCCCGCCTCACCTGCCTGCTCCGCGACGCGCCGCGCCCCGACGCGGGCTGACCGACCCCGCCCAACACCCCCTGCCCGGCCGGAAAACACACCGTATTCCGGACCGGGCAGACCCATATCCGAAGCAAAACACCGAAGTTGGCGGAC is drawn from Streptomyces sp. NBC_00178 and contains these coding sequences:
- a CDS encoding PaaI family thioesterase gives rise to the protein MGEHTAPTFPQEIIDEYAALGVDLPALFSAGHLGERMGVRIVEASAERVVGTMPVEGNTQPYGLLHGGASAVLAETLGSVGTMLHGGAAKIAVGVDLNCTHHRGARSGLVTGVATPVHRGRTTATYEIVITDEHDKRVCTARLTCLLRDAPRPDAG